The Andreesenia angusta genome contains the following window.
GATACATGTATTTTCGAAGTTGAGATAAGGCTTTTCCCTCTCTTTTTAAGAGTAAATTCCTTCCTTTCGACCAGCAGCCTCTATATTGGCATTCGCTACTAGACCCTAATCATTGTAATTAATTTTTTTGAATATGTCAATAGTTCTATTTTCTCAGCTCTCATCTGGACATATAAAAACCTGACCGCCTCCAGACGGTCAGGTTACTTTAAACTATGTTAATCTCTTCTACAGTCAGCCTGGCCCCCGAGATATACTCTTCTATATACCTGTCGTATATCAGCATTTCAATCTCTCCAAAGTACTCTTCTTTTGTGAGCTCTCTATTCCTGTACTTTTCCATAAATCCTCTGTTCTCCTCGTCCTGCCATATTATCTCGTTCTCTATATAGGCGGCAAGTTCTTTCATATTCAAGTCGTACACAGAGACTATCTTGCCGGACTGCACAAGGCCTCTGAAATAATCTCCCATATCCGTGCCATCTATATACTCGTACAGCTCTTCGCTGTCTAAGTTGAACAGGAACTTGGTGTCCGTGTTTTCAAAGAAGTCCCTTCCGTCATACTCAATATCTCCTACTCCTTCTAGACTTATATTGTCCACTATATACTCCCTTATTTCCTCTATTATTGCATCTTCGTTTCTATATACTATTTCGTTTATCTCTTCTTCAGTATATCTATTGCCTGTCCCTGTCATGTAAATTCCACCTTTCAAACTATGTATATTCGTGTATTACTATATAGATACCAAATAATATCTGTTTAAATCTTATTTTGAACTCTTTCTTCACCGCTCTTTAAGTATTCTGATTTTTAATCTATAATATTTAGAGACAACTTTAGAAAGGAGATTCTATGGAAACTGTAATTTTAGCATTAAAGTCAATAGTACTTGGAATAGTCGAAGGTGCAACGGAGTTTCTTCCGGTCTCCTCCACGGGACACCTTATAATATTCCAAAACCTACTGAACTTCACTTCAAAAACACCAAACTACGTGGAGATGTACACCTATGTAATACAGCTGGGGGCAATACTCGCAGTAATTGTGCTCTACAGGGACAAGATATTAGATACGCTTAAGAACTTCTTTCCGAAGAGCGTAGGCTACGAGAAATCTGGCTTCAGATTCTGGCTTATAGTAGTTATAGCCTGCATCCCTGGAGGAGTTCTGGGCATACTACTTGACGACATAGCGGAAAAGTATCTTTTCAACCCAGTTTCTGTGTCCGTAACGCTCTTTGTGGGAGCTGTCCTGATGATAATTGCAGAAAACAAGTTGACTGGACGAAAGACCAGAAAGACAACCGAGATAAACTTGACTGTAAAACAGGCGCTTGTAGTCGGATGCTTCCAATGCCTTGCCATAATACCTGGCATGTCTAGGTCTGCATCCACTATAATAGGCGGATGGGTCGCAGGTCTATCCACTGTAGTCGCAGCAGAGTTCTCGTTTTTTCTGGCCATACCGGTGATGATAGGCATGAGCACTCTTAAGATAGTAAAGCTTGGAGGATTAGGTCTCCTAACTGGCTCAGAGATTATAAGCCTTTTTATCGGATTTGTGGTCTCTTTTATAGTCGCAGTTGTGGTTATAGACAAGTTCATATCTTTCCTGAAGAAGAAGCCTATGAGGATATTCGCAGTTTACCGTATGGTGTTTTCTGTGATACTCTTGATAGCTGCATCGGTATTCGGATTGTTCTAAAGCAAAAAAACCGGAGGTTCCGGTTTTTTTGCTTTTTTAGTCCAGTTTTTTATTTGTAAATATCTCTACCAAAGAGCATATTTTGTCCACAAAACAGACTATCAAGGCCTCTCTGCTTTTGGGGATCTTCCTGATTGTAAGGGGCCACATATGTGTCTCTATTATATCTTTTTCCAGATCCCCCAACTCAAAATGATTCTCCGCATTTTTAAGCGACTTGGCAGGGTGGAAGAACCCGTGAAGCCTATGACTCTTGTCTGGAATATGCCAGTCGTATAGGTAGAAGTCGTGAAGCATTGCTCCTCTGGCTATGCTCCTTATATCCAACTTTATGCCCAGCCTGTAACATACCCAGCAGCTATAGTAGGCCACGGTATAGCTGTGAGTCAAAGTATCTGTGGTCCCATGCTGCATAAACTGCTTCATCTTTTTGACTTC
Protein-coding sequences here:
- a CDS encoding undecaprenyl-diphosphate phosphatase, with the protein product METVILALKSIVLGIVEGATEFLPVSSTGHLIIFQNLLNFTSKTPNYVEMYTYVIQLGAILAVIVLYRDKILDTLKNFFPKSVGYEKSGFRFWLIVVIACIPGGVLGILLDDIAEKYLFNPVSVSVTLFVGAVLMIIAENKLTGRKTRKTTEINLTVKQALVVGCFQCLAIIPGMSRSASTIIGGWVAGLSTVVAAEFSFFLAIPVMIGMSTLKIVKLGGLGLLTGSEIISLFIGFVVSFIVAVVVIDKFISFLKKKPMRIFAVYRMVFSVILLIAASVFGLF